AAGCTTAAATGGTTATGAACAAGAAACGAACAACTGTGGAAAACTTTTGTTCATACTCTTGTTATCCTTACTCCCGCAAGGGTTTTCAGAGAACTTTCAAGAAATTGTCTAGAAAGTCTTGACCAAAAACGGTGGTTTGTTAGACTCCCCTAAGTTGATTTTGCACTTCAGGAGTCCAATTTTTTTGGACCTCGAAAAGAAAACCCGGTTAAATTCCGGGGCGGTTCTGCCGCTGTAAACTTTATCCCTTTCAGGGTGAAGAAAAGCCAGCCTCTCTGCCTGAAGCATGTCTGTTTTTTTAACAGACATTTTCCATTTTCCGGATGTGCCTGTATTTCTGATACTTAAGGCCATTCGGCCCACAAAAAGTCCTGCGGGATGCGCCTTCCGGGCCGCCTGCGCCACAAGCTCATACCTTATTCTCCAATGCGGGAGCCTTGCATGTCAGCAACTTTTCGTTGCGATATCGCTAGTGTTTTGTACTGTGGGCAAAGGTTTGTGCGGACAACCCCTTAACAGGTAGTATTGATGCCAAAACAAATTTTGAAACGTGACGGAAGACTTGAGTCCTGGTCTACAGAAAGAATTTCTGAAGCAATTTTTAAAGCACTTAAAGCTAGCGGAATTAAAGATCCTTTACTCGGCAAGCGCTTAGGTAAAAAAGTTGAGAAGAAACTTGCTGGTATGGACGTTCCAGAACAGGAAACTGTTCAGGATATGGTACAGTTAGTACTGATGGAAAGTCGTTTATATTCCGTTGCGGAACGTTATATTATATATCGCGAAAAAAGACGTGAACTGCGTAAGCAGGATGAAACTTACCTAGACATTACAGGAACTATTGAAAGCTATCTTGATCGTTCAGATTGGCGTGTTAACGAAAACTCAAATATGGGCCATTCCTTTCAGGGATTGATGCTTCACATGTCGGGTGCTGTGCAGGCTCGTTACTGCCTTGAAAAATATCCTGAAGAAATCAGACAGGCTCATGAGCATGGTTACTTCCATATTCATGACCTTTCTTTCGGACTTGCCGGATACTGCGCTGGCTGGTCTTTGCGTGATCTTTTGATTGAAGGTTTCGGCATTCCCGGTCGTTGTTGCTCTGCTCCTGCTAAACATTTTGATTCCATTACCGGACAGATTGTTAACTTTCTTGGAACTTTGCAGAATGAATGGGCGGGTGCGCAGGCATTCAATAATGTAGATACATATCTCGCTCCATTCGTTAGGAATGATGGGCTTGAGTATCCCCGCGTTAAGCAGATTGTTCAGAAACTTATTTTCAACTTGAATACTACTTCCCGTTGGGGCGGGCAGAGTCCTTTCACTAACTTTACTTTTGATATGGTTCCCCCGAAACATATCGCTAGCGAGCCTGTGATCATCGGCGGAAAGTTCCAAGATACCACTTACGGTGATTACGCTGTTGAAATGGAAATGATCAACAAAGCTTTCGTCGAAGTAATGCTTGAAGGCGATGCTGACGGACGTATTTTCTCCTTCCCGATTCCCACGTACAACGTAACTCCTGATTTCCCATGGGAAACAGAAGTTGGTGAATTGCTCTTGGAAATGACTGCTAAATACGGCGCTCCTTACTTCCAGAACTTCATCAATTCTGACCTGAACCCTGAAGATGTTCGTTCCATGTGTTGTCGTCTTCAGATGGATGTTCGCGAAATCCGCAAAAAGACAGGCGGTCTATTTGGAGCTGGCGATCTGACTGGTTCTATCGGTGTTGTTACCTTGAATTTGCCTAAGCTTGCTTATCTTGCTCAGGGTGAAGAAGATTTCCTTGATCTTGTCGCTGAGTATGCGACTCTTGCTAAGGATTCTCTCGAGTTCAAACGCAAGCTTGTTTCCGCTAACTTTGAAAGCGGAATGTTCCCATTCTCACAGCATTATCTGAAGAACGGGTTTAAAGGCCACTTCAGCACCATCGGCCTTATCGGTGGTAATGAAGCATGTCAGAACTTGCTCGGTAAGGGCATTGATACTGACGGCGGCGTAAGACTGATGCAGCGTGTTTTGAATCACCTGCGCGAGCTTGTTGTCGAATTTCAGGAAGAAACAGATAATCTGTACAACCTTGAGGCAACTCCGGGTGAAGGAACATGTTACCGCTTAGCTAAGATTGATAAGAATCTTTACGCGGATATTTACACTTCAGGTGATGATGTTCCTTACTACACCAACTCAACTTTGCTGCCTGTTGGTGCCACAGAAGATGTTGTTTATGCTCTAGAGCATCAGGACAAGTTGCAGACTTTGTACAACGGCGGAACAGTGTTCCATACTTTCCTCGGGGAAGCCGTTTCCGAAACTGCCGCTCTTCGCAATTTCATAATTAAAGCTATGACGAATACTAAGATTCCTTATATCTCAGTAACCCCTACATTCTCAATCTGTGAAGATCATGGATACCTTTACGGTGAGCATTTCGAATGCCCAACCTGCGGTAAAGATGCAGAAGTATACACACGTATTGTCGGTTACTACCGCCCTGTCAGTCGCTGGAATAAGGGCAAGCAGGAAGAGTACAGAGAAAGAGCCGAATACGGTCATTCTTCTTGTGAGTGTGATACATCAGGTGGAGTAGTTGTTAAGGAACTTTAAATGATTTAGGTTCGCAAAATTAATGATAATCAGGCCCGGAAGAGAATTCTCTTTCGGGCCTTTTTTATTACAAATCTGGTTTGAAATATTTTTTATGCAAGGCCTTGCAGAAGTTCACATGCAAGGTTAATTTGTATGTCTGAACAGTAAAAATTTAACCTTCGACTAAATATGATATTATCTGCCAGTCAAATACGGGCCTTGCGCCAGAGAAACGATGAAGAGCTTCGCAAAGGGAATTTTGCGAAGCACGGATATCCGGCGAATACAATTCAGGACTTGCTCCAGACTGTTGAAGCGCTAAAAAGCGAAAAAAAGAAATGGAAAAAAGTTGCTCAAGAACGTGGAGAGCTGCTAGGGAGACTCACGGGTATGCTTGATGAGTTTAACAAGCAGAGATAGGTTGGAGATTGGTGTAATTTTTTAGCCCCGCTTTGTAAAAACAAGGCGGGGATTCTTTTGACGAAATGCGGTTACTAATAAAAGTGAGATTTTATCTATGTATTTTCCTGTCTCCGGCGTTGAAGTAAACCCCCTTATTCCACCGCTTGTGGCGTTCGTGGTGTCCTTTTTTACTTCGATGGGAGGCGTTTCAGGCGCGTTTTTATTAATGCCTTTTCAGATGTCATTTCTCGGTTACACTTCCCCTTCAGTTTCAGGGACAAATCAGCTTTTTAATATTGTAGCTATTCCTTCCGGTGTGTTGCGGTATATTCGTGAAGGCCGCATGGTGTGGCCTCTAGCAATAGTTGTTACTGTCGGAACGTTGCCCGGCGTGCTTGTAGGGGCAATTGTCCGTGTTAGATGGTTGCCGGATCCTGCCGCGTTTAAGCTGTTTGCTGCAGCCGTATTGCTGTGGATCGGAGTCAAACTGGCGTTCAGCATCCTCAAAAAGGAAAGTGGTGGAAGCAAAGCGACAGAAGAAAAATTTCAGAAGATGGCTAAAGAACAAATTCATGCAAAGATGAACGGTGAAAATCTTCCAGCCGTTAAGGTTCTAAAATTTTCTGTTTCACGTATAAGCTATGGATTTTACGGTGAAGTTTACGACTGCTCGACACTCGGCCTCCTCTCATTATCTCTAATTGTGGGAGTCGTTGGTGGGATTTACGGTATTGGCGGCGGCTCGTTTATAGCTCCTTTTTTTGTGACTTTATTTGGGCTACCGATTTATACTGTTGCCGGGGCCGCACTCATGGGGACCTTTGTGACTTCGGTTGCTGGAGTTATATTTTATCAAGTAATTGCTCCGTATTATCCGAATATGTCCATTGCGCCAGATTGGTCGCTTGGTATTCTTTTCGGCCTTGGCGGTATGGCGGGTATGTATTTCGGAGCGCGTTGTCAGAAGTTTTTTCCTGCCAAGTATATTAAATGGATGCTGACAGTGATTATAATATTTACTGCCGGCAAGTACATCAGCGAGTTTTTCTAGATATGGGACATATTATTGGGAAAGATATTTATCGGCAGTTGGGCCAAAAGGTAGATAATACCACGGTTCGTATGCCTTGGTCCGAACCTCTACAGAAGCTGTTAAAGTCTCTTTATTCTCCGGCGGAAGCGGATCTTATTGTCCGCATGCCTTACCGTCCTTCCTCTATTTTGCGCATATCAGAGATCACTGGTGTTGATGCACGCAAACTTCGGCCCATGCTTGAGAATATGTGCTCAAAAGGGCTGGTCTGCGATATGTGGGAGAAGGATGAATATCAATATATGATAAGCCCTTTCGTGATCGGTTTTTTTGAATTCACCATGATGCGGACAGGCGATAATCTAGATTCTAAAAAGTGGGCTGAGCTATTTCAGAGCTACATGTTCGGAGACAGCTCTTTTATTGATGCGAATTTTGGAGATGGACAGCAAATTTCGGTCATGCGCGCTATTCCCCATGAAGAAACTATTCGCGATGTGGATCATGTTGAAATCCTCGATTATGAGAAAGCGTCTGCCTTGATCGCAGAGCAGGATCTATTCGCCGTAGGTTTATGCTCTTGCCGTCATGAAAAGATGCACCTTGGTAAGCAGGGTTGTGATGTGGATCTTGAAACCTGCACTTCCATGGGAGATGCGGCTCAGTTTTTAATTCGAAATAAATTTGCGCGTGAAATACCGCGCGGCGAGATGTTAGATATTCTGGCTAGATCCAAAGATCTGGGATTCACACTTTCAACTGACAACGTTAAGCAGAATGCCGGATTCATATGCCATTGCTGTGGATGTTGCTGCAACTTGATGCAGGGTATAAAATATTCTGGCTACCCGGGGATGCTTGTATCTTCGTCTTTCATAGCGAGCTGTGATGTTGAAAGCTGTAACGGCTGTGGACTATGCGTCAAAGCTTGTCCAATTGATGCTATAGCTCTACGTGAAAGGGCGGATGTGAATTCTTCTGAGTTGTATAATTTAACTGAATCTAAAGCGAAAAAGCAAAAGTATGCTGAGATAAATACGAAGCTTTGTCTTGGGTGCGGGGTCTGTGCGCTAAAGTGCAAGACCGGATCATTACAGATGGATAAGCGTGAGCAGAAAGTTATTCATCCCGAGGATAGTTTTGAGCGGGTGATCTTGCAATCCCTTGAACGGGGCACGTTGCAGAATCTTATTTTCGATAATCCGAATAGCCGGAGTGAATCTTTTATGCGGGCTGTTGTTGGTGGATTTTTAAAACTTTCGCCCGTGAAAAAAGGGCTTATGAGTGAAGCTTTGCGGTCCCGTTTTTTGGATGCGATAAAGTCGAAAGGATAAAAGTCCGGAAAACTTATCGCTTTCCGGACTTCTGTTATTCATTTGCTACTGGATAGGAGCTTCGTTTTTTTCTTTTTCCTGATCAGCCGCGATTTGTGAAAGTTTTGCGCGAATATAATCGCTTGCAATATTTCCCTGCTCGTCATCTTGAGTGGGCGCGTATTCAGAAATATCGTCGGCTACTTGTTTTTCCATGCGCTCAGATTCCATGAACATGATGTAGATGAGAACAATTGCGGAATCGTTTTCAACTGTGCCGCTACATAGCTCATCAATTTGATTTTGCGGCACTGTTTCGAGAAGTCTGTCTATGAACATTACTGCCCATTTATCGTATAATTCCGAGATGGTCGGGATCATACTCTTAATGCTGCTGGTCGCTTTTTCATCTATATTGGGCATGGTTAAGGTGATGAACTCACCGATTGCATCCTGTCTTGCGGATTCGTTGTGAGTGCATTTTTCCATGATGATTGCGTGGATATATTCTCTGATTTTTGCTTCTTCCATTTTACTTTCCCTTATGCTGCAAAATTTTGATCGGTGTTAGTTATTAGCTTCGTGAGGTGAATACTAGAAAGATTCTCAGCAGGCAACCGTGTTGATAGCTGTTGATTGACCTACTCTTTTGGTGGTAAGTCGCTTTAAGTTAAATACGATTATAATAATTTTTGAAATTTAATACTAATAGATATTCGGATGCTCAAGGCCGTTTTATGTACAGGAGATGACGAACTGATGGTTAATGGTAAAAAAGTTGTAATGGTGATGCCTGCTTATAACGCTTCATCTACCCTAAAGAAAACGTTGGATGAATTGCCCACTGATGTAGTGGATGAAATTTTGCTTGTCGATGATTGCAGCCGCGATGATACCGTTACACAGGCTGAAAGCTTAGGCATTAAAACCGTAGTTCATATCTGTAATACTGGGTACGGCGGCAATCAGAAAACTTGTTACAACACTGCTCTTAAAATGGGTGCGGATGTTGTTGTCATGGTTCATCCTGACTACCAGTACACACCGCTGATTATTTCAGCCATGGTATCGCCCATTGCAAACGGTGTTTTTGATTGTATGCTCGGGTCTCGTATTCTAGGTACAGGCGCACGCAAGGGCGGAATGCCTCTCTATAAATATGTAGCAAACCGTTTTCTTACCTTTTTCCAGAACATGATGGTCGGTTACAATCTTTCAGAGTACCACACAGGCTATCGCGCTTTTTCTCGCGAACTGCTTGAAAGTATCCCTTTTGACGAAAATGATGATGATTTTGTTTTTGATAATCAGATGCTTTGTCAGGTTATTTATGCCGGATTTGATATTGGCGAGGTGACTTGCCCTACACGTTATATGGATGACTCTTCTTCCATCAGTTTTAAGCGTTCCGTTAAGTACGGGCTTGGAGTGCTCAGGTGTTCCTGCGAAACAGCCCTTCATAAGCTTGGATGGATGAAATGTGAATTTCTTAAGTCGATTGAACCTCGTAAAGACAGATAGGCTCGCATATGCCCGGTTTTGCAGCGGATAATGAATTCAAGAAAGGTATGGTTGCGGCAGTTATTTTGACTGCACTTGTTTTAATTGTATATTCCCAGAGCGGAAATTTCGAGCTGGTTACATACGATGACACTAGCTACGTGACTGACAACGCGAGAGTGATGGAAGGGATTTCAGCTGAGAATGTCGGCTGGGCTTTTAGCTCTTTTCAACTTTCAAATTACCATCCGCTGACAGTTGTTTCGCATATGCTGGACACTTCGCTCTTCGGAGATTCTGCTGGTGCGCGTCATCTGGTTAATGTTTTTTTGCACCTTGTGAATGTGCTGCTGCTTTTCTTTTTTCTGATCAAAGCTACGGCAGGACTTGAAGAGGGCGGCTTGTTCCCTTCATTTTTTGTTGCGGCCCTTTTTGCCGTGCATCCTGTGCACGTTGAGTCTGTAGCGTGGGTTTCTGAACGTAAAGACGTGCTCTGCACCTTTTTCTGGCTGCTTGGAATGATAAGCTGGCTGGACTGGGTGAAGAGTAAAAATATGAGTAGCTACGCGCTTACTTTTTTCTTCACCGGACTTGGAATTCTTGCCAAACCTATGGTTGTAACTCTGCCTGCCGCATTGCTTCTTCTCGATTTCTGGCCTCTTGGCAGAATTGATCTTAAAAAGAATCCTGTTGCAAAATTTATTAAGCTGGCTGCTGAAAAGTTACCTTTGGTACTGCTCTCTGTACTCTCCTCGGTGCTGACTTTTATGGCCCAGAAGGGCGATGGCGCTATGCAGTCCAGTGAGTCGTTTCCGTTTGCGCTAAGAGCTTCGAATGCGCTGACATCATGGGTTTCATATTTACGCGAGCTGGTTTTTCCCGTTGATCTGGCTGTGTTTTATCCATATCCGCAAGAGATTGCTATTTGGAAGCCTGTTTCCGCTGCACTTTTCATTATCGCTGTTTCGGCTGTGTGTGTTCGATATATTAAAAAGGCACCTTTTGTTGCCGTTGGTTGGTTTTGGTACCTAGGAACGCTTGTTCCTGTTATCGGACTAATTCAGGTTGGTGATCAATCCATGGCAGATCGCTATGCTTATATCCCATTTATCGGGCTGTATATTGCGATATGTTTTGGGATCGCTCATTTGGTTAAATTTGGGCGTGTTCCTGCTAAAGTCGCCGTTGGCGTGGGGGCAATAGTTGTTATGCTTCTGCTCGTGGGGGCATTCACTCAGGCTGGATATTGGAAAGATAGCGGTTCATTATATAAGCGCGCTCTTTCTGTGACTGAGAATAATCACCATATGCATTACAACTATGGAAATTTGTTGGACCGCAAAAAAGATTCTGCTAAAGCCGCAATCCATTTTAAAGCCGCAATCAAGGCTGATCCTTCACACTATAAAGCCATGACAAATCTCGCTAATATTTATAGTAAGCGCGGCGAACTCGTCAGCGCTATGGGCCTATATGGACAAGCTTTGCAGGTTAATCCGAACTACGCAAAAGCGTATGCGAATCGGGGCGTTGCCAATCATAAGCAGGGCAAATTAGATGAGGCTCTGCGTGATTATAAAAAAGCTCTCGCGCTCAATCCGCGCCTTGTGGATTCCATGGTTAACATGGGAATTCTTTACGCCATGCGCGGTAATTATTCTGATGCCCGTGCTACATTGCGTAAAGCTCTTGAAATTGATCCCGGCAATAAACTTGCGCAGAAAAATTTGAGTCTCATCCCTTAATCTTTAAGATTTAATTTTTCATGAGTATATCTCCCAGCAAATCTGCTGATCTGCTAATCCCGTGATCATAGGGTAAACGGGATTGTAGATGTTGCTTGAAGTCTATTCGAGTAGATAGTTTAATACTGTTCATATGAAGTTCATGATCCGTTGTTATGAATTTCGTCTTGTCATGCCTACTGTGATTATAGTTAATATTATTATTTGACACCTGTTGTATGGAGACGGTTTATGGATTCTTTCACCCACCTTATGCCTCTTGTGAAAATCATCCTTGTTTTTATCTGCATGTTGCTTGGCATCAGGTTTAAGTTCGGGGTTGGGTTATCGGTTCTTTTAGGTGGCTTTGTTTTAGCCCTCCTGACCCATATGAAGATGGACGCACTATTTTATGCGGCTCGAGATGCAGTTATAGATGAAAAAACTATTTATCTGGTTTTGATTGTCGCATTGATCATGCTTCTTAGTGGACTGCTTGAAAAAACTGGGCAGGCCGGGCGGATAATGGAGTCGTTGACGGGATATCTTAAGAGTCCTCGTTTGCGTTTAGTATTTTTTCCTGCACTGATTGGGTTACTCCCTATGCCGGGTGGGGCAATTTTTTCAGCTCCTATGATTCGTGAAGCTGCGGAAGGTCTTGATGTTTCAGATAAGGACAAAGCGGTAATTAATTATTGGTTCAGGCACGTTTGGGAGCTTGCATGGCCTTTGTATCCGGGCATGATTCTCGGCTCGGCCTTATGTAATATGTCCATATTTAAATTTATCAGTTATACTGCTCCCGGCACTCTTGCGTGTATTTTGCTTGGGTATTTCTTTTTTTTAAGACCGTCTGTGCTCCCTCTTGAAGATGGTGTTCATGACAGTTTGATTATTCCGCCGGGCGGTGCTTTTAAAGTTTTAAAAGAGGGGCTTCCGCTGATTGTCGCTATTTGCGGGGCGTTGTTTTTTGAAGGCGTTTTATCGTTGATATTTCCGGGTGTTGCATTTGAAATAGGTGTGATTCTTGCGTTGTTATTGGCCGTTCTATGCGCCGCATTCGCTAACTCTGGATCTGCTCCTGTAGTCTTGCTTTTGGTAAGACAAAAAAGATTCTTGAGTATGATCTTTCTGATTTTGTGCGTATTTATTTTTAAGGATATTTTAGGAGCTTGCGGGGTTGTTAATGAGTTGGCACGCTTAGCCGGCGGGGAAGCTGCATTAATTGCTGCCGCCGTATTTGTCCCATTCTTGATTGGTTTTATTGCAGGTATTACTTTGGCCTTTGTTGGAGCAGCAATGCCTCTAGTTGTGGGCTTGGTTGACACCATGGGTATACAGTCTCAATTGCCAGCTTGGGCCATGCTTTGCATGTTCTCTGGATTTGCGGGACTCATGGCATCTCCACTTCATATATGTTTTCTTTTGACGTGCGAGTATTTTAAGGTAGATTTGTTTTCAACATGGAAAAGAGTCTTGTTACCCAGTCTTGCCTTGCTCTCTCTAGGAGTAGCGTACTTTTTTGTTTTGGTGTAGGACGGCAGGACCCCTAGGGGGCAAGAAATAAAAAATCGGAGGAATTACGATATGGCTAATCCAATGGTAATGATGGAAACACCTGAAGGCGAAGTTTTGATTGAGCTTTACGAAGATAAAGCTCCAAAAACTGTAGCTAACTTTTTGAAATATGTGGACGAAGATTTCTACCCAGGAACTATCTTCCATAGAGTTATCAACAATTTTATGGTTCAGGGCGGCGGATTTGATTTTTCCATGAAGGAAAAAGAGTCAAACGCTCCTGTTGAAAATGAAGCTGATAACGGTCTTAAAAATGAAGTGGGTACACTCGCAATGGCTCGTACCATGGACCCTCATTCCGCATCTTCACAGTTTTTCATTAACGTGAAAGACAATGGCTTCTTGAATCACTCATCCAAAGACCCTCAGGGCTGGGGATATTGTGTATTCGGTAAAGTAGTTGAAGGCATGGAAGCAATGGAAAAGATTAAGAAAGTGCGCACTCGTAGCCACGGTGGCATGGACGATGTTCCAGTTGATCCAATCAGCATCATCTCTATGACTCGCTTCGAAGCTTAGCCTTTTACTGTTAGTTAGTTTTATTTAACGCCGAAAAGGAATATCCTTTTCGGCGTTTTTTTTTTAGGCTCTTATAAATAGTTTAAAGTGATTATTCATTTTAAAAGGTTTCATTTTTTGTTATTAGTCTCTTGTCTATTAAGATACATACTCATTTTAGCTAAAAGTCGTAGAGGTAGAAGTTGGATAATTCTGAGTTAACAATCCTGGTTATTGATGATGAAGCTTTTGTGCGCGAAACAATTAGCGACTATCTTAGTGACTCTGGGTTTAATATCCTAAATGCCGGCGATGGAGCTGAAGGTATTGAAATATTTAGAGAAAAAGAACCTGATGCCGTCCTCGTTGACTTGAATATGCCGCGAGTTGATGGTTTTGAAGTTCTAAAAGTTGTGCGCGAAGAAAAACCTGATGTGCCTATCCTTGTTGTTTCAGGAGCTGGGCTTATTCAGGATGCGATCAAAGCTGTACGTCTTGGAGCTTGGGATTTTGTCACAAAGCCTGTTGTAGATCTCAGCATTCTTGAACATGCGTTGTCCCAAGGGCTTGAAAGAGCCAGCCTGATCAAAGAAAATAAGCAATATAAAGAACATCTGGAAATTGAAGTTCAGAGGCGCACTGAAGATTTGCGTAGTGAAATTAAGGTTAGAAAAGAGGCGCAGGA
The sequence above is a segment of the Maridesulfovibrio frigidus DSM 17176 genome. Coding sequences within it:
- a CDS encoding DUF401 family protein yields the protein MDSFTHLMPLVKIILVFICMLLGIRFKFGVGLSVLLGGFVLALLTHMKMDALFYAARDAVIDEKTIYLVLIVALIMLLSGLLEKTGQAGRIMESLTGYLKSPRLRLVFFPALIGLLPMPGGAIFSAPMIREAAEGLDVSDKDKAVINYWFRHVWELAWPLYPGMILGSALCNMSIFKFISYTAPGTLACILLGYFFFLRPSVLPLEDGVHDSLIIPPGGAFKVLKEGLPLIVAICGALFFEGVLSLIFPGVAFEIGVILALLLAVLCAAFANSGSAPVVLLLVRQKRFLSMIFLILCVFIFKDILGACGVVNELARLAGGEAALIAAAVFVPFLIGFIAGITLAFVGAAMPLVVGLVDTMGIQSQLPAWAMLCMFSGFAGLMASPLHICFLLTCEYFKVDLFSTWKRVLLPSLALLSLGVAYFFVLV
- a CDS encoding sulfite exporter TauE/SafE family protein; this translates as MYFPVSGVEVNPLIPPLVAFVVSFFTSMGGVSGAFLLMPFQMSFLGYTSPSVSGTNQLFNIVAIPSGVLRYIREGRMVWPLAIVVTVGTLPGVLVGAIVRVRWLPDPAAFKLFAAAVLLWIGVKLAFSILKKESGGSKATEEKFQKMAKEQIHAKMNGENLPAVKVLKFSVSRISYGFYGEVYDCSTLGLLSLSLIVGVVGGIYGIGGGSFIAPFFVTLFGLPIYTVAGAALMGTFVTSVAGVIFYQVIAPYYPNMSIAPDWSLGILFGLGGMAGMYFGARCQKFFPAKYIKWMLTVIIIFTAGKYISEFF
- a CDS encoding tetratricopeptide repeat protein, with the translated sequence MPGFAADNEFKKGMVAAVILTALVLIVYSQSGNFELVTYDDTSYVTDNARVMEGISAENVGWAFSSFQLSNYHPLTVVSHMLDTSLFGDSAGARHLVNVFLHLVNVLLLFFFLIKATAGLEEGGLFPSFFVAALFAVHPVHVESVAWVSERKDVLCTFFWLLGMISWLDWVKSKNMSSYALTFFFTGLGILAKPMVVTLPAALLLLDFWPLGRIDLKKNPVAKFIKLAAEKLPLVLLSVLSSVLTFMAQKGDGAMQSSESFPFALRASNALTSWVSYLRELVFPVDLAVFYPYPQEIAIWKPVSAALFIIAVSAVCVRYIKKAPFVAVGWFWYLGTLVPVIGLIQVGDQSMADRYAYIPFIGLYIAICFGIAHLVKFGRVPAKVAVGVGAIVVMLLLVGAFTQAGYWKDSGSLYKRALSVTENNHHMHYNYGNLLDRKKDSAKAAIHFKAAIKADPSHYKAMTNLANIYSKRGELVSAMGLYGQALQVNPNYAKAYANRGVANHKQGKLDEALRDYKKALALNPRLVDSMVNMGILYAMRGNYSDARATLRKALEIDPGNKLAQKNLSLIP
- a CDS encoding peptidylprolyl isomerase, producing MANPMVMMETPEGEVLIELYEDKAPKTVANFLKYVDEDFYPGTIFHRVINNFMVQGGGFDFSMKEKESNAPVENEADNGLKNEVGTLAMARTMDPHSASSQFFINVKDNGFLNHSSKDPQGWGYCVFGKVVEGMEAMEKIKKVRTRSHGGMDDVPVDPISIISMTRFEA
- a CDS encoding 4Fe-4S dicluster domain-containing protein encodes the protein MGHIIGKDIYRQLGQKVDNTTVRMPWSEPLQKLLKSLYSPAEADLIVRMPYRPSSILRISEITGVDARKLRPMLENMCSKGLVCDMWEKDEYQYMISPFVIGFFEFTMMRTGDNLDSKKWAELFQSYMFGDSSFIDANFGDGQQISVMRAIPHEETIRDVDHVEILDYEKASALIAEQDLFAVGLCSCRHEKMHLGKQGCDVDLETCTSMGDAAQFLIRNKFAREIPRGEMLDILARSKDLGFTLSTDNVKQNAGFICHCCGCCCNLMQGIKYSGYPGMLVSSSFIASCDVESCNGCGLCVKACPIDAIALRERADVNSSELYNLTESKAKKQKYAEINTKLCLGCGVCALKCKTGSLQMDKREQKVIHPEDSFERVILQSLERGTLQNLIFDNPNSRSESFMRAVVGGFLKLSPVKKGLMSEALRSRFLDAIKSKG
- a CDS encoding ribonucleoside triphosphate reductase, translating into MPKQILKRDGRLESWSTERISEAIFKALKASGIKDPLLGKRLGKKVEKKLAGMDVPEQETVQDMVQLVLMESRLYSVAERYIIYREKRRELRKQDETYLDITGTIESYLDRSDWRVNENSNMGHSFQGLMLHMSGAVQARYCLEKYPEEIRQAHEHGYFHIHDLSFGLAGYCAGWSLRDLLIEGFGIPGRCCSAPAKHFDSITGQIVNFLGTLQNEWAGAQAFNNVDTYLAPFVRNDGLEYPRVKQIVQKLIFNLNTTSRWGGQSPFTNFTFDMVPPKHIASEPVIIGGKFQDTTYGDYAVEMEMINKAFVEVMLEGDADGRIFSFPIPTYNVTPDFPWETEVGELLLEMTAKYGAPYFQNFINSDLNPEDVRSMCCRLQMDVREIRKKTGGLFGAGDLTGSIGVVTLNLPKLAYLAQGEEDFLDLVAEYATLAKDSLEFKRKLVSANFESGMFPFSQHYLKNGFKGHFSTIGLIGGNEACQNLLGKGIDTDGGVRLMQRVLNHLRELVVEFQEETDNLYNLEATPGEGTCYRLAKIDKNLYADIYTSGDDVPYYTNSTLLPVGATEDVVYALEHQDKLQTLYNGGTVFHTFLGEAVSETAALRNFIIKAMTNTKIPYISVTPTFSICEDHGYLYGEHFECPTCGKDAEVYTRIVGYYRPVSRWNKGKQEEYRERAEYGHSSCECDTSGGVVVKEL
- a CDS encoding glycosyltransferase family 2 protein codes for the protein MVNGKKVVMVMPAYNASSTLKKTLDELPTDVVDEILLVDDCSRDDTVTQAESLGIKTVVHICNTGYGGNQKTCYNTALKMGADVVVMVHPDYQYTPLIISAMVSPIANGVFDCMLGSRILGTGARKGGMPLYKYVANRFLTFFQNMMVGYNLSEYHTGYRAFSRELLESIPFDENDDDFVFDNQMLCQVIYAGFDIGEVTCPTRYMDDSSSISFKRSVKYGLGVLRCSCETALHKLGWMKCEFLKSIEPRKDR